Proteins encoded within one genomic window of Triticum aestivum cultivar Chinese Spring chromosome 2D, IWGSC CS RefSeq v2.1, whole genome shotgun sequence:
- the LOC123049402 gene encoding uncharacterized protein — protein MEALSEIRAEETRLRGAGLLEVPSVLATRASSTPPAGPTHSRSSAPPLLPTPSGGSGRPRSHCDYCNNDGHIESQCYTKRKHLRKARSSSSGTSSSPSTASAIALTEQDILRLKRLLAASGSSSTGTAGSVTDASRTEQPPSTQSGPSHAHSGWGWPSPP, from the exons atggaggcgctttcagagattcgtgctgaggagactcgcttacgtggtgctggtttgctggaggttccctctgtgctcgctactcgggCTTCTTCCACTCCACCTGCTGGACCGACccattctcgctcgagtgctccgccgctcttgcccactccttctggaggctcaggtcgcccccgttcacattgtgactactgcaacaatgatggtcatattgagtcccagtgctacaccaagcggaaacacctgcgcaaggcgcgatcatcATCCTCAGGGACTTCGTCATCTCCCTCGACAGCTTCCgccattgctttgactgagcaggatattctgagacttaagcgtctgctcgcggcttcaggttcttcctcgacgggtactgctggttctgtgactgatgcttcccgcactgagcaaccaccctctacacagtcag gaccgtcgcacgcacactctggttggggctggccctcgccgccgtga